In Candidatus Poribacteria bacterium, one genomic interval encodes:
- a CDS encoding nucleoside monophosphate kinase has protein sequence MITDKSPLPEATGPCYQAVLLVGPPGVGKGTQGKMLAQIPGIFHISSGDMFRELDRNSKFGRIFQEYAGIGKLVPDDMTIKIWQDYMAAKIRDEVYNPKSDLLILDGIPRNITQANLMAPFVQVFKVIYMVCEDREVMFKRIRGRSLKEHRIDDAEELVVRYRWDVYKRETEPLIDYYPQERVRIVDANTIASDVLHQILSAVVPVQKKYFEPPVM, from the coding sequence ATGATAACGGATAAGAGCCCTCTACCTGAGGCGACTGGACCGTGTTATCAAGCAGTGTTGCTTGTCGGTCCCCCCGGTGTTGGTAAGGGAACACAAGGGAAGATGCTGGCACAAATTCCTGGTATTTTCCACATCTCCAGCGGCGACATGTTCCGCGAACTTGATCGCAATTCAAAATTCGGGCGAATTTTCCAAGAATACGCAGGCATCGGTAAGTTAGTGCCAGATGATATGACAATCAAAATCTGGCAAGACTACATGGCGGCGAAAATACGTGACGAGGTATACAACCCGAAAAGCGATCTGCTCATTCTTGATGGCATCCCCCGTAACATCACACAAGCAAATTTGATGGCACCTTTTGTGCAGGTTTTTAAAGTCATCTACATGGTTTGTGAAGATCGGGAAGTGATGTTTAAACGGATTCGCGGACGCTCGTTGAAAGAGCACCGCATTGACGACGCCGAAGAACTGGTAGTTCGCTATCGATGGGATGTTTATAAACGAGAAACGGAACCGCTGATCGACTACTACCCGCAAGAACGCGTTCGGATTGTGGATGCGAATACTATTGCTTCTGATGTGCTTCACCAAATCCTATCGGCAGTCGTTCCAGTTCAGAAGAAGT
- a CDS encoding TIM barrel protein — MSESVKGATEYCFSFGPWNIHEGTDPFGPPVRELFSFDKKVEFYRDLGFVGIQFHDDDIVPDIDEKTYAELIEQTKKVKARLDGEGLTAEVVAPRLWESPQTIDGAYTSNSAKERHYALERSKRCVDIANEIGCKNLVLWLAREGTYIRETKSSAAAVGQILDAINVLLEYDPEIRILIEPKPNEPMDIAYIPTIGHAIGLAYASKAPERVGGLIESAHAILAGLEPSDEMGYALYHKKLWSVHLNDQNGLKFDQDKAFGSVNLRRAFNQVRVLEENGYGRNGEFIGLDVKVMRTQPREISTKHLLSSRRTFLNLLEKVRTYDKKVEQEFIAARDYEGLDFYILEHLLGT, encoded by the coding sequence ATGAGTGAATCTGTCAAAGGGGCAACAGAATACTGTTTCTCTTTTGGACCATGGAACATACACGAGGGAACAGACCCTTTTGGACCGCCTGTTCGGGAATTGTTCAGTTTTGATAAGAAAGTTGAATTTTACCGAGATCTCGGTTTTGTTGGTATCCAATTTCATGATGATGACATTGTCCCTGATATTGACGAAAAAACATACGCCGAATTGATAGAGCAGACGAAAAAGGTTAAGGCGCGACTGGATGGTGAAGGACTCACAGCAGAGGTAGTGGCACCACGGCTGTGGGAATCTCCGCAAACTATAGATGGTGCTTATACATCGAATTCCGCTAAAGAACGACACTACGCGCTGGAACGCTCAAAACGGTGTGTGGACATTGCCAACGAGATTGGATGCAAAAACCTTGTGCTATGGCTTGCGCGCGAAGGCACTTATATTCGAGAGACGAAATCGTCGGCAGCTGCAGTCGGACAGATCCTTGATGCCATTAACGTTCTACTCGAATACGATCCAGAAATCCGAATTTTAATTGAACCGAAACCGAACGAACCGATGGACATCGCCTATATACCAACGATTGGACATGCTATCGGTTTAGCGTATGCGAGCAAGGCACCAGAACGTGTTGGCGGGTTAATTGAAAGTGCGCACGCGATTCTTGCGGGATTAGAACCCTCCGATGAAATGGGGTATGCCCTTTACCATAAGAAACTCTGGAGTGTCCATCTCAATGATCAGAACGGTCTAAAGTTCGACCAAGACAAGGCATTCGGTTCGGTCAACTTACGGCGTGCATTTAATCAGGTCCGGGTGCTCGAAGAGAACGGATACGGCAGAAATGGTGAATTCATAGGGCTGGATGTGAAAGTTATGCGAACACAACCGCGCGAAATCTCTACAAAACATCTATTGAGTAGCCGCCGAACCTTTTTAAATCTACTCGAAAAGGTCCGAACTTATGATAAAAAAGTCGAGCAGGAGTTTATCGCAGCTCGAGACTACGAAGGCTTGGATTTCTATATCCTTGAACACCTCCTTGGTACCTGA